The following proteins come from a genomic window of Saccharicrinis carchari:
- a CDS encoding peroxiredoxin-like family protein gives MKSTMFIALLLIVFLSAHAQQAIPIGSKAPVFKALTAQGKTIDLSEVSKQKQVVLMFYRGQWCPYCNKQMSELEDSLQYIHDLGAMVIAITPEKPTEIAKMVEKSGASFDIIYDQNHKIMDRYNVTFSLSEEVNAKYKGWGIDINKASGNDDYALPVPATYIIDKNGTIKGAFFNEDYKKRMYVAHILKVLKQ, from the coding sequence ATGAAGAGTACAATGTTTATAGCACTATTGCTGATCGTGTTTTTATCAGCCCATGCACAGCAGGCCATACCAATTGGTAGCAAGGCTCCGGTATTTAAAGCCCTTACTGCACAAGGAAAAACGATAGACTTGTCCGAAGTCAGCAAACAAAAGCAGGTTGTTCTGATGTTCTACCGTGGCCAATGGTGTCCCTATTGCAACAAACAAATGAGTGAATTGGAGGACTCCCTGCAATATATTCACGATTTAGGTGCAATGGTTATTGCTATCACCCCCGAAAAACCAACGGAAATTGCCAAGATGGTTGAAAAATCCGGCGCATCCTTCGATATTATTTACGACCAGAACCATAAAATTATGGATAGGTATAACGTAACGTTTAGCCTGTCTGAAGAGGTAAATGCCAAGTATAAAGGTTGGGGAATTGATATCAATAAAGCCAGCGGAAACGATGATTATGCCCTGCCTGTTCCAGCAACTTATATCATTGATAAAAACGGTACTATTAAAGGAGCTTTTTTTAACGAAGATTATAAAAAAAGAATGTATGTTGCCCATATTTTGAAGGTGTTGAAGCAATAA
- the sufB gene encoding Fe-S cluster assembly protein SufB: MAHDKDQILEEVTANEYKYGFTTDIETDTIPKGLNEDVVRIISAKKNEPEWMLEYRLTAFAHWKTMEHPNWAKLNIPEIDFQDIIYYAAPKQKPKLDSMDQVDPELRATFEKLGIPLNEQKVLAGVAVDAVMDSVSVTTTFKETLAEKGIIFCSFSEAVQEYPDLVKKYMGTVVPYTDNFFAALNNAVFSDGSFAYIPKGVRCPIELSTYFRINAMNTGQFERTLIVAEEDSYVSYLEGCTAPQRDENQLHAAIVEIVAMQRAEVKYSTVQNWYPGDKDGKGGIYNFVTKRALCKGDYSKVLWTQVETGSAITWKYPSCILLGDHSEGKFYSVAVTNNHQQADTGTKMIHVGKNTRSLIVSKGVSAGKSQNSYRGLVRVNKRAENARNFSQCDSLLMGDKCGAHTFPYLEINNSTAVVEHEATTSKIGEDQIFYCNTRGLSTEQAVGLIVNGYVKEVINQLPMEFAVEAQKLLQISLEGSVG; encoded by the coding sequence ATGGCACACGATAAAGATCAAATATTAGAAGAGGTTACAGCCAACGAATATAAATATGGTTTCACAACCGACATTGAAACGGATACCATACCCAAAGGTTTGAATGAGGATGTGGTGCGCATCATATCGGCCAAAAAAAATGAGCCGGAATGGATGTTGGAATACAGACTGACAGCCTTTGCGCATTGGAAAACAATGGAGCATCCTAATTGGGCAAAGCTTAATATACCTGAAATAGATTTTCAGGATATAATATATTACGCTGCCCCAAAGCAAAAGCCTAAACTGGATAGCATGGACCAAGTGGATCCGGAATTAAGAGCCACTTTCGAAAAATTGGGCATACCACTAAATGAGCAAAAAGTACTCGCAGGGGTTGCCGTTGATGCGGTAATGGATAGTGTTTCTGTAACTACAACTTTTAAAGAAACATTAGCCGAAAAAGGAATTATATTCTGCAGTTTTAGTGAGGCTGTGCAGGAATACCCGGATTTGGTAAAAAAATATATGGGTACAGTAGTACCTTATACCGATAATTTTTTCGCGGCCCTTAATAATGCGGTATTTAGCGATGGCTCATTTGCGTATATTCCCAAAGGGGTACGCTGCCCTATTGAATTATCTACTTATTTTAGGATAAACGCCATGAATACCGGGCAATTTGAACGTACCCTGATAGTGGCCGAAGAAGATAGCTATGTGAGCTACCTCGAAGGATGTACAGCTCCGCAGCGCGATGAAAATCAACTCCACGCTGCTATTGTGGAGATAGTGGCCATGCAACGTGCCGAAGTAAAGTATTCGACAGTACAAAATTGGTATCCGGGCGATAAAGATGGTAAGGGGGGCATTTACAATTTTGTCACTAAACGCGCCTTGTGTAAAGGAGATTATTCAAAAGTATTGTGGACACAGGTTGAAACCGGATCGGCCATTACATGGAAATACCCAAGCTGTATTTTACTGGGCGATCACTCCGAAGGGAAGTTTTATTCGGTGGCGGTAACCAACAATCATCAGCAAGCCGATACGGGAACTAAGATGATTCATGTGGGTAAAAATACACGCAGTTTAATTGTGTCTAAGGGTGTGTCTGCCGGGAAAAGCCAAAATAGCTATCGTGGTTTGGTAAGAGTAAATAAAAGGGCAGAGAATGCACGTAACTTTTCGCAATGCGATTCCTTGCTCATGGGCGATAAATGCGGTGCGCACACCTTTCCGTATCTCGAAATTAATAATAGCACGGCGGTAGTGGAGCACGAAGCCACCACCTCAAAAATTGGTGAAGATCAAATATTTTATTGCAATACCAGGGGACTATCTACCGAACAGGCAGTAGGATTAATCGTTAACGGGTATGTTAAAGAGGTGATTAACCAATTACCCATGGAGTTTGCCGTGGAGGCGCAAAAGTTATTGCAAATAAGTTTAGAGGGAAGTGTCGGTTAA
- the sufC gene encoding Fe-S cluster assembly ATPase SufC, protein MLEIQNLHAKIDNKEILRGINLTVKPGEIHAIMGPNGSGKSTLASVLAGSEVFEVSDGSAAFYGKDLLDMAPEDRAREGLFYSFQYPVEIPGVSMVNFMRTSVNEHRKYNNLKPYTASEFLKLMREKKKLVEIDSNLTNRSVNEGFSGGEKKKNEIFQMAMLQPKVAILDETDSGLDIDALRIVANGVNKLKSKDTATIIITHYQRLLDYIVPDHVHVLHNGRIVKSAGKELALELEEKGYEWIKKEFED, encoded by the coding sequence ATGCTGGAAATACAAAATTTACACGCCAAAATAGATAATAAAGAAATATTAAGGGGAATCAACTTAACGGTTAAGCCGGGTGAGATTCATGCCATCATGGGGCCCAACGGATCAGGTAAAAGTACCTTGGCATCCGTTTTGGCAGGTAGTGAGGTTTTTGAGGTGTCGGATGGATCGGCCGCTTTTTATGGTAAAGACCTTTTGGATATGGCGCCGGAAGACAGAGCCCGCGAGGGTTTGTTTTACAGCTTTCAGTACCCTGTTGAGATACCGGGCGTGAGCATGGTTAACTTCATGCGTACCTCCGTCAACGAGCACCGCAAATACAATAACTTAAAACCCTATACGGCCAGCGAGTTTTTAAAACTCATGCGCGAAAAAAAGAAACTGGTGGAGATAGATTCAAACCTGACCAACCGATCGGTTAACGAAGGATTTTCGGGTGGAGAGAAAAAGAAAAATGAGATTTTTCAGATGGCCATGCTGCAACCCAAAGTAGCCATATTGGACGAAACAGATTCAGGATTGGATATCGATGCTTTGCGTATAGTGGCCAATGGAGTAAATAAACTAAAATCGAAGGATACAGCCACCATTATCATCACCCATTATCAGCGACTGCTCGATTATATAGTTCCTGATCATGTGCATGTACTGCACAACGGTAGAATCGTTAAATCGGCAGGTAAAGAATTGGCTTTGGAACTGGAAGAGAAGGGTTACGAATGGATCAAAAAAGAGTTTGAAGATTAA
- the sufD gene encoding Fe-S cluster assembly protein SufD, which translates to MVGTDIKSDTKSEVKYTTLFSDNREVLDSQVSDTIASQRDESIHLFQKQGIPTKKVENYKYTNMLPLFDDNYTFDFEHIVFKQDLSQIFRCDIHDLEATTVYLVNGWYYRQNQLPTMLPEGVLMGSLAEYSKSHPEIFEAHYNQYAKNEEDSLVALNTSFAQDGFFIYIPKGTVIEKPIQIVNIMHSDADLMAFPRNLVILEENAQAKILMCEHTAADYKYLLSGVTEVFVDKNAVFDIYNIQNQHNLTTNISSIFIKQKQHSSVLTHNLTLHTGVTRNNIHVHMDDEHCEAYVYGLYISDKNQHVDNFSYIDHAKPNCYSEELFKGVLDDSASAAFAGKIMVRPDAQKTNAFQRNDNLLLTDTAKMNTKPMLEIYADDVKCSHGATVGQLDNNALFYLRSRGIGSEEARILLMYAFAYEALEKVRVVAVRDQIKNLVEAVFRGELNKCDSCVLCDKEAEPGYSCI; encoded by the coding sequence ATGGTGGGTACAGATATAAAATCAGATACAAAATCAGAAGTAAAGTATACGACGCTTTTTTCTGATAATAGGGAGGTGCTGGACAGTCAGGTCTCCGATACTATCGCTTCGCAACGCGATGAATCAATTCATTTATTCCAGAAGCAAGGAATTCCAACAAAAAAAGTGGAGAATTATAAATATACCAATATGCTCCCTCTTTTTGACGATAATTACACCTTCGATTTTGAGCATATCGTGTTCAAACAGGATCTCTCCCAAATTTTCAGATGCGATATTCACGACCTGGAAGCCACAACAGTTTACCTGGTCAACGGGTGGTATTATCGCCAAAACCAACTCCCAACTATGCTGCCCGAGGGTGTTTTGATGGGTAGCCTGGCAGAATATTCTAAATCTCATCCCGAAATTTTTGAGGCACATTACAACCAATACGCCAAAAACGAAGAGGACAGTCTGGTGGCCCTGAACACCTCTTTTGCCCAGGACGGATTTTTTATTTACATCCCCAAAGGTACGGTGATCGAAAAACCCATACAAATTGTTAATATCATGCATTCCGATGCTGATTTAATGGCCTTTCCTCGTAATTTGGTTATTCTGGAAGAGAATGCGCAAGCAAAAATTTTGATGTGTGAGCATACGGCTGCCGATTACAAATATTTACTTTCGGGAGTTACGGAAGTTTTTGTTGATAAAAATGCCGTTTTCGACATTTACAATATACAAAACCAACACAACCTTACCACAAACATATCGTCAATTTTTATTAAGCAAAAGCAACACTCCAGTGTTTTAACCCATAATCTCACATTGCATACAGGGGTTACACGTAATAACATCCATGTTCACATGGACGATGAACATTGCGAAGCGTATGTTTATGGATTATATATATCCGATAAAAACCAGCATGTCGATAACTTTTCATATATCGACCACGCCAAACCCAATTGTTATAGCGAAGAGTTATTTAAAGGGGTGCTGGACGATTCTGCCTCAGCCGCGTTTGCCGGAAAAATAATGGTGCGTCCGGATGCACAAAAAACAAACGCTTTCCAGCGTAACGATAACTTGTTGCTTACGGATACCGCTAAAATGAATACCAAGCCCATGTTGGAGATTTATGCCGACGACGTAAAGTGTTCGCATGGTGCTACGGTGGGGCAACTGGATAATAATGCCCTGTTTTATCTTCGCTCAAGAGGGATTGGTAGCGAAGAAGCGCGTATCCTGCTCATGTATGCCTTTGCGTACGAGGCGTTGGAAAAAGTAAGGGTGGTAGCGGTTCGCGACCAGATTAAAAATTTGGTGGAAGCGGTGTTTAGAGGGGAGTTAAACAAATGCGACTCCTGTGTTTTGTGCGATAAAGAAGCCGAGCCGGGATATTCCTGCATATAA
- a CDS encoding aminotransferase class V-fold PLP-dependent enzyme: protein MKPTTMALNISNIREQFPILESLIYGKPLAYFDNAATMHKPGRVVSKVNEVYEKLNSNIHRGVHFLSNEATTAYEEARKKVQVFVNAAHTHEVIFTSGATGAINLLANSFGESYIKPGDEIIISAMEHHSNIVPWQMMCKRRKAILKVIPINQKGEIRLDEFEKLLTPQTKLVAVTYVSNALGSINPIARMVKKTHANGSMIMVDAAQAVQHIRVDVQALDLDFMVFSGHKIYGPTGTGVLYGKQKLLNEMEPWQGGGEMIKSVTFEETTYNELPFKFEAGTPNIAGCIGLGEAIDFVTELGIENIQKYEDDLLNYATEELMKIPGMRIIGTADKKASVISFLVGEIHPFDLGTLLDKMGLAVRTGHHCAQPIMDYYGIPGTLRASFAVYNTKDEIDRLVTGINKVAQMLG from the coding sequence ATGAAGCCTACAACAATGGCATTGAACATATCAAACATACGTGAGCAATTTCCAATACTGGAAAGCCTTATATATGGAAAGCCTCTTGCCTATTTCGACAATGCGGCAACCATGCACAAACCCGGAAGGGTGGTTAGTAAGGTAAATGAAGTGTACGAAAAGCTCAACAGTAATATACATAGAGGAGTTCATTTTTTGAGCAATGAGGCAACTACTGCTTACGAGGAAGCACGCAAAAAGGTGCAAGTGTTTGTAAATGCTGCTCATACACATGAAGTGATTTTTACTTCCGGCGCAACCGGTGCTATCAACCTGCTGGCTAATTCATTCGGCGAAAGCTATATAAAACCGGGCGACGAAATTATTATTTCGGCCATGGAGCATCACTCCAATATTGTGCCCTGGCAAATGATGTGTAAACGACGCAAAGCTATTTTGAAGGTGATACCCATCAACCAAAAAGGCGAAATTAGGCTGGATGAGTTTGAGAAATTACTTACGCCACAAACAAAGTTGGTTGCCGTAACCTATGTTTCTAATGCTTTGGGTAGTATAAATCCAATAGCCCGGATGGTAAAAAAAACCCATGCCAATGGATCTATGATTATGGTGGATGCGGCGCAGGCGGTTCAGCATATTAGGGTAGATGTTCAAGCATTGGACCTGGATTTTATGGTGTTCTCCGGTCATAAGATCTACGGACCTACCGGTACCGGAGTGCTTTACGGAAAGCAAAAGCTACTGAATGAGATGGAGCCTTGGCAAGGGGGCGGGGAGATGATAAAGTCCGTTACCTTTGAGGAAACCACCTACAACGAGCTCCCTTTTAAATTTGAAGCGGGTACACCTAATATTGCCGGGTGCATTGGCTTAGGCGAAGCCATTGATTTTGTTACGGAATTAGGGATAGAAAATATACAAAAATACGAAGATGATTTGCTCAATTATGCCACGGAAGAATTGATGAAAATACCGGGTATGAGAATTATAGGCACGGCAGATAAAAAGGCCAGCGTAATCTCGTTTCTGGTAGGCGAAATTCATCCGTTCGATTTGGGTACCCTACTCGATAAAATGGGACTTGCCGTGCGTACCGGACACCACTGTGCCCAGCCCATCATGGATTATTATGGTATCCCGGGTACACTTAGGGCTTCATTTGCAGTGTATAATACCAAAGACGAAATAGATCGCTTAGTTACGGGAATAAACAAGGTGGCTCAGATGTTAGGGTAA
- a CDS encoding SufE family protein, translating to MTIEKIQNEIVEEFGAFDEWMDKYAYLIELGNDLEPFDDKYRVQQNVLDGCQSKVWLHAWMDDGKVYYMGDSDAIIVKGIVALMIRALSGQEPQDIINSDLSFIDRIGLKEHLSPTRSNGLLAMIKQMRLFAIAFKAQQA from the coding sequence ATGACAATTGAAAAAATACAAAACGAGATAGTAGAAGAATTTGGCGCTTTTGACGAATGGATGGACAAGTATGCCTACCTAATAGAATTGGGTAATGATTTGGAACCCTTCGACGACAAATATAGAGTGCAACAAAATGTTTTGGACGGATGCCAGTCCAAAGTATGGCTACATGCCTGGATGGATGACGGTAAAGTGTATTACATGGGCGATAGCGATGCCATTATTGTTAAGGGTATTGTTGCCCTGATGATAAGGGCACTGTCGGGGCAGGAACCGCAGGATATTATTAACAGCGACCTTTCCTTTATCGACCGTATTGGACTGAAAGAACACCTTTCGCCAACCCGCTCTAACGGTTTGTTGGCCATGATCAAACAAATGCGGCTTTTTGCTATTGCCTTTAAGGCGCAGCAGGCGTAA
- a CDS encoding SUF system Fe-S cluster assembly protein, translating to MDNEFLSKEEEIVNALKTIYDPEIPVNIYDLGLIYEVNVNKEGKAVVVMTLTSPNCPVAESMPEEVFEKVSDVDGITHVDVNLTFDPPWTKDMLSEEAMLELGLL from the coding sequence ATGGACAACGAATTTTTATCAAAAGAAGAAGAAATTGTTAATGCCCTAAAAACCATATACGATCCGGAAATTCCGGTAAACATATATGATTTAGGACTTATTTACGAAGTAAATGTTAACAAGGAAGGGAAGGCTGTTGTGGTGATGACATTAACCTCGCCCAATTGCCCTGTTGCAGAATCGATGCCCGAAGAGGTGTTTGAAAAAGTGAGCGACGTGGATGGAATAACTCATGTTGACGTAAATCTTACTTTTGATCCTCCATGGACAAAAGACATGCTCTCAGAAGAAGCTATGTTAGAGCTTGGTTTGCTGTAG
- the queG gene encoding tRNA epoxyqueuosine(34) reductase QueG: MQLLKTAYSDLIRQKALELGFDACGFAKAEELVPEKEILSDWLSNQMHGNMHYMANHFDKRVDPSKLVEGAKTVIVLLSNYTPKIKQSDPEAPIIARYAFGKDYHFVIKDQLKTLFGYIQEEIYPSLEGRYFVDSAPVLERSLAARAGLGWIGKNTHLIHKKLGSYVFISELIVNLDLPKGEPIKDACGGCTRCIDACPTEALLPGRTLDARKCISYLTIENKEAIPEHFVGKMENRVFGCDICQEVCPWTWKSRPHVNENMQPVAKVMQLTKKQWQHLSQEEFSAVFSKSAVKRAKFSGLRRNIDFLLSKSIK, from the coding sequence GTGCAACTGCTAAAAACGGCATACAGCGATCTGATAAGGCAAAAAGCCCTTGAGTTGGGTTTTGATGCATGTGGCTTCGCTAAGGCAGAGGAGCTGGTTCCCGAAAAAGAGATTTTAAGCGATTGGTTATCAAATCAAATGCACGGTAACATGCATTATATGGCCAATCATTTCGATAAAAGGGTGGATCCGTCTAAATTGGTTGAAGGAGCCAAAACGGTTATCGTACTACTATCCAATTATACCCCCAAAATAAAACAGAGCGATCCGGAAGCTCCTATAATTGCCCGTTATGCCTTTGGGAAGGATTATCACTTTGTGATAAAAGACCAACTCAAAACATTGTTCGGTTATATTCAGGAAGAGATATATCCATCCCTAGAAGGACGCTATTTTGTTGATTCGGCCCCGGTATTGGAGCGCAGTCTGGCGGCAAGAGCCGGACTGGGTTGGATTGGCAAAAACACACACCTTATCCATAAAAAATTAGGGAGCTATGTTTTTATATCAGAGCTCATCGTTAACCTGGATTTACCCAAGGGCGAACCGATAAAAGATGCCTGTGGAGGATGTACCCGATGTATAGATGCTTGTCCTACTGAGGCACTACTGCCAGGGCGCACCCTCGATGCCCGAAAATGCATTTCTTATCTCACCATCGAAAATAAGGAGGCAATTCCCGAGCACTTTGTGGGGAAGATGGAAAATCGCGTTTTTGGTTGCGATATATGTCAGGAGGTCTGCCCCTGGACATGGAAATCCAGACCTCATGTCAACGAAAACATGCAGCCCGTCGCTAAAGTGATGCAACTCACCAAAAAGCAATGGCAGCATCTTAGTCAGGAAGAGTTTTCTGCAGTGTTCAGTAAATCAGCTGTTAAGCGGGCTAAGTTCTCCGGATTAAGACGAAATATCGATTTTCTCTTGTCAAAAAGCATAAAATAG
- a CDS encoding GSCFA domain-containing protein, translated as MFLGSCFANNMGSKFSECKLGNLINPFGVIYNPISVGNSLSSIIHKKVYSDTDLQNYNNRWLSFDHHSSFSDSNKSKCLKKINESIQEAAEFLKECEFVFFTFGTAWVYQLKETNQVVSNCHKYPDRCFNRYLLSIDEVVDKYKTLMKQLRAFNPDIKVIFTLSPVRHWKDGAHENQISKSILMLAIDRLCTLFDNCDYFPAYELLLDDLRDYRFYADDMLHPSASAITYIWEKFEDCFFSVNTLEYKKEMLKLTKALNHTPFDVKSVSHQVFLKKQLKKIEEYISRYPHIDFTKDLATVKSQIT; from the coding sequence ATGTTCCTGGGATCCTGTTTTGCAAACAATATGGGAAGCAAGTTTTCTGAGTGTAAGCTGGGGAACTTGATAAATCCTTTTGGTGTTATTTATAATCCTATTAGCGTCGGAAATTCCCTTTCATCAATAATCCATAAAAAAGTATATTCAGACACGGATCTTCAAAATTATAATAATCGATGGCTGAGTTTTGACCATCACAGTTCGTTTTCAGACAGTAATAAATCCAAATGTTTGAAAAAAATAAATGAAAGTATTCAGGAGGCTGCTGAATTTTTAAAAGAATGTGAGTTTGTTTTTTTCACTTTTGGTACTGCATGGGTGTATCAATTAAAGGAAACAAATCAAGTCGTGTCTAATTGTCATAAATATCCTGACCGATGTTTTAACAGATATTTATTATCCATTGACGAAGTAGTGGATAAATACAAAACATTAATGAAACAACTCCGGGCATTCAATCCTGACATAAAAGTTATTTTTACGTTAAGCCCGGTTCGCCACTGGAAAGATGGAGCGCATGAAAATCAGATTAGTAAATCAATCCTTATGCTGGCGATTGATCGCCTTTGTACGCTGTTTGATAACTGTGATTACTTTCCGGCCTACGAGTTGCTGCTGGACGATTTAAGAGATTACAGGTTTTATGCAGACGATATGTTACATCCCTCTGCGTCGGCAATAACCTATATATGGGAAAAGTTTGAAGATTGTTTTTTCTCGGTTAATACCTTGGAATATAAAAAGGAGATGCTTAAATTAACAAAAGCTTTAAATCATACACCCTTTGATGTAAAATCAGTGTCGCATCAGGTTTTTCTGAAAAAGCAATTAAAAAAAATAGAGGAGTATATTTCAAGATATCCCCATATCGATTTCACGAAGGATTTAGCTACGGTTAAAAGTCAAATTACCTAA
- a CDS encoding amylo-alpha-1,6-glucosidase, producing the protein MSYLTFKKSQLINLEQSLYKEILRTNRAGSYSSSSIVGCNTRKYHGLLVCPIPEFDMTRHVLLSTLDATIVQHEKEFNLGIHKYQGNRYEPKGHKYIRELEFEAIPRKVYRVGEVVLAVEELLVQKEEQILIKYTFLEGNTDILLKLKPFLANRSVHDLTHQNLDANTKYDAIPNGIGIQMYQKLPRLFLQVSKACEFVAVPHWNKGVEYFKEERRGYEYSEDLYVPGYFEVTLKPGESVFVSASTKEQKPAEINAIFNKEVERRIPRDSMYNSLLNSASQFFLQKGGETTIVAGYHWYKKRLRDKLISAPALTEALGEHDLFHRVLDTSAKEIKAILTNKNNSHIQEVDTPLWLFWTLQQCWKKACINDFWRKYSDLLVSIIHAYTNDRFENVTLLENGLIYAADEKRPLTWMNGISDDKPVTPRNGACVEVNALWYNALCLILELAEKDKNKKLVQEIEPLKEKVKQSFVDVFWNEEEGCLNDVVDGDFIDASVRPNQVFTTAFEYSPLSKEQKKQVIDVIKKQLVTPKGLRTLSPSDPKYLGTSVGKASVREFSVHQGAAWPWLVSFYAEGYLKLHKQGGLSHIKRLVENFEEEMIQHCIGTLSEYYDGNPPHIGKGAVSMAWNVAGVLKILTLIEKYN; encoded by the coding sequence ATGTCCTATTTAACTTTTAAAAAATCCCAATTAATTAATTTGGAGCAGTCGCTTTATAAAGAGATACTCCGCACTAACCGGGCGGGTTCGTATTCCAGCTCAAGTATTGTAGGTTGTAACACCAGAAAGTACCATGGTTTATTGGTGTGCCCAATTCCCGAGTTTGACATGACACGTCACGTGCTCTTAAGTACTTTGGATGCCACTATTGTACAACACGAAAAAGAGTTTAATCTGGGGATACACAAGTACCAGGGGAACAGATATGAGCCCAAAGGGCACAAATATATTCGGGAGCTGGAATTTGAAGCCATACCCCGCAAAGTATATCGTGTGGGGGAAGTAGTATTAGCCGTTGAAGAATTACTTGTGCAGAAAGAAGAGCAGATATTAATCAAATATACCTTTTTGGAAGGTAATACCGATATTCTCTTAAAGCTCAAACCTTTTTTGGCAAATAGGAGCGTGCATGATTTAACGCATCAAAATCTTGATGCCAATACAAAATATGATGCTATCCCAAACGGTATTGGCATACAAATGTACCAGAAGTTACCCCGCTTGTTTTTACAGGTTTCAAAAGCCTGCGAATTTGTGGCAGTGCCTCACTGGAATAAAGGTGTGGAGTATTTTAAAGAAGAACGCAGAGGCTACGAATATAGCGAAGACTTGTATGTGCCGGGTTATTTTGAGGTCACTTTAAAGCCAGGAGAGAGCGTCTTTGTTTCTGCATCTACAAAGGAGCAAAAACCTGCTGAAATCAATGCTATATTTAATAAGGAAGTTGAGCGAAGGATCCCGCGCGACAGCATGTACAATAGCCTGCTGAATTCAGCATCGCAGTTTTTCTTGCAAAAAGGTGGCGAAACAACTATAGTAGCGGGTTATCATTGGTATAAAAAACGCTTGCGCGATAAGCTGATATCGGCTCCCGCCTTAACTGAGGCATTGGGAGAACACGACTTATTCCATCGGGTGTTGGATACTTCGGCCAAGGAAATTAAGGCTATTTTAACCAACAAAAATAATAGCCATATACAGGAAGTAGATACCCCATTGTGGCTGTTCTGGACTTTGCAGCAATGCTGGAAGAAAGCCTGCATCAACGACTTTTGGCGTAAATACAGCGATTTATTAGTGTCTATCATACACGCCTATACGAACGACAGGTTCGAAAATGTTACGCTGCTGGAAAACGGACTGATCTATGCCGCGGACGAAAAACGACCGCTCACCTGGATGAATGGAATAAGTGATGACAAACCGGTAACACCGCGAAATGGGGCGTGTGTAGAGGTAAATGCACTATGGTACAATGCTTTATGCTTGATATTAGAATTGGCCGAAAAAGATAAGAATAAAAAACTTGTGCAGGAAATAGAGCCTTTAAAAGAGAAAGTGAAACAATCTTTTGTCGATGTGTTTTGGAACGAAGAGGAAGGTTGTTTGAATGATGTGGTGGATGGAGATTTTATAGATGCCTCAGTAAGACCCAATCAGGTTTTTACCACTGCTTTTGAATACTCCCCTTTGAGTAAGGAACAAAAGAAACAAGTTATCGACGTTATCAAAAAACAATTGGTCACACCCAAGGGCCTGCGAACACTATCGCCTTCCGATCCTAAATATTTAGGGACAAGTGTTGGTAAAGCAAGTGTGCGGGAATTCAGCGTGCACCAGGGCGCTGCATGGCCCTGGTTGGTTTCGTTTTATGCCGAGGGTTACCTTAAGCTGCATAAGCAGGGCGGGCTGAGTCATATTAAACGTTTGGTAGAAAATTTTGAAGAGGAAATGATACAGCATTGTATCGGCACCTTGTCTGAATATTACGACGGTAACCCACCACATATAGGAAAGGGCGCAGTGAGCATGGCCTGGAATGTGGCCGGAGTTCTTAAAATACTAACACTAATCGAAAAATATAACTAA